In Streptomyces sp. NBC_01551, one DNA window encodes the following:
- a CDS encoding pyridoxamine 5'-phosphate oxidase family protein, whose protein sequence is MAYHWGSLAVQDRLGVRELADHVGRSIGPDIPLAAAAFLARQPHLVVGAADGAGRLWASLLTAAPGFVRATAPDRIAVAGGLPDGDPLAGALATAGTRVGTISLDPRTRRRLRLNGTLDEAAPGGFAVAAGRVFGNCPKYLQKRQPLALAAQGAGVVRRGDALVPDQERAVRAADTFFVATAAEDGVEASHRGGLPGFVEVHAPGELSWPDYAGNAMFLTLGNLTADPRAGLLFPDWESGAVLQLSGRARPEFGAGGERRVRFFVDAVVEGLHPGRLLWSAPEYSPANPPVVPSSPPHLGSTTR, encoded by the coding sequence ATGGCGTACCACTGGGGCTCGCTGGCCGTGCAGGACCGGCTCGGCGTACGAGAGCTCGCCGACCACGTCGGCCGCTCGATCGGCCCGGACATCCCGCTCGCCGCGGCGGCGTTCCTCGCCCGCCAGCCGCACCTCGTCGTCGGCGCCGCCGACGGCGCGGGGCGCCTGTGGGCCTCGCTGCTCACTGCCGCCCCCGGCTTCGTACGAGCCACCGCCCCGGACCGGATCGCGGTCGCGGGCGGCCTGCCGGACGGCGACCCGCTCGCCGGGGCACTGGCCACGGCCGGGACCCGGGTCGGGACGATCTCCCTCGACCCGCGCACCCGCCGCCGGCTGCGGCTGAACGGGACCCTCGACGAGGCGGCGCCGGGCGGGTTCGCCGTCGCGGCGGGGCGCGTCTTCGGAAACTGCCCGAAGTACCTGCAGAAGCGGCAGCCGCTGGCGCTCGCCGCCCAAGGAGCCGGTGTCGTGCGGCGCGGGGACGCGCTCGTCCCCGACCAGGAGCGGGCCGTCCGCGCCGCCGACACCTTCTTCGTCGCCACGGCCGCCGAGGACGGCGTCGAGGCCAGTCACCGGGGCGGCCTGCCGGGGTTCGTCGAGGTGCACGCGCCGGGCGAGCTGTCCTGGCCGGACTACGCGGGCAACGCGATGTTCCTGACCCTGGGGAACCTGACCGCCGATCCGCGGGCGGGGCTGCTGTTCCCCGACTGGGAGAGCGGGGCGGTGCTCCAGCTCAGCGGGCGGGCCCGGCCGGAGTTCGGGGCGGGCGGGGAGCGCCGGGTCCGCTTCTTCGTCGACGCGGTGGTGGAGGGCCTGCACCCGGGGCGGCTGCTGTGGAGCGCCCCGGAGTACTCGCCGGCCAACCCGCCGGTCGTGCCGTCGTCGCCGCCTCACCTGGGCAGTACGACGAGGTAG
- a CDS encoding CGNR zinc finger domain-containing protein: MTARTADPRPLTGEPLALDLLNTRWAADGEPLDLFAGAAGLSRVEGLAVWLESVGLAGRFRADAATLVHLLTAREALARAVADPADESARRLIDAVLEHGRIRATLTAEGPGERAEFNDPAWGPAWLAARDYLGLLASAPDRIRECASPACVLHFHDTSRNGTRRWCSMAACGNRAKASRHYARTRER; this comes from the coding sequence ATGACGGCACGCACGGCGGATCCGCGCCCGCTGACCGGGGAGCCGCTCGCCCTGGACCTGCTGAACACCCGCTGGGCCGCCGACGGCGAGCCGCTGGACCTGTTCGCCGGGGCCGCCGGGCTGAGCCGGGTCGAAGGCCTCGCCGTCTGGCTGGAGAGCGTGGGGCTGGCCGGCCGTTTCCGCGCCGACGCCGCAACCCTCGTCCACCTGCTGACCGCCCGCGAGGCGCTGGCGCGCGCAGTCGCCGACCCCGCCGACGAAAGCGCCCGCCGGCTGATCGACGCCGTTCTCGAACACGGCCGGATCCGCGCCACCCTCACCGCCGAAGGCCCGGGCGAGCGCGCCGAGTTCAACGACCCGGCCTGGGGCCCGGCCTGGCTCGCCGCCCGCGACTACCTCGGCCTGCTCGCCTCCGCGCCCGACCGGATCCGCGAATGCGCCTCCCCGGCCTGCGTGCTGCACTTCCACGACACCTCGCGCAACGGCACCCGGCGCTGGTGCTCCATGGCGGCGTGCGGAAACCGGGCCAAGGCCTCCCGCCACTACGCGCGCACGCGCGAGCGCTGA
- a CDS encoding S8 family serine peptidase, translated as MTLESPSSISGARRVARVAAAAGLVAALCTAGAMPAFAAGTTDGPGSPTPVKSADQKLGSADAELLQEAKAKGDKTVTVMVATAPGETKQVAQQLDAVQGASVGQTYDKLGYVRATLPTDKAETALKAAAKLSSVHGIDLRHEIQLPDPRPSSDRETGTAKKTSESYAAPDKNTPAKNPYNPSFETGAVDFVKQNPQADGRGVTIGILDSGVDLGHPALQKTTTGERKIVDWVTATDPIADNDATWRPQITPVTATGGSFTAGGQSWKAPEGSFQWSRFSESITATGDMKGDVNRDGDTTDRFGMLYDAAAGTVRVDTDQDGDFTNNEPMKPYKDGYQVGYFGKDNPATDVAERIPFVIEIRKDVPMDPFGGDWVGKKADFVNIGIIESEHGTHVAGITAANSLFGGKMNGEAPGAKIVSSRACTWSGGCTNIALTEGMIDLVVNRGVDIVNMSIGGLPALNDGNNARSELYKNLIDTYGVQLVISAGNEGPGVNTIGDPGLADKVISVGAAVSKETWAANYGSGVAKKYNMFPFSSRGPREDGGFTPTITAPGAAINTIQTWLPGAPVKEAGYDLPAGYGMLQGTSMSSPQAAGASALLISAAKQHNIALKPAGLRVALTSTAKKIADVPAHAQGSGLIDIVEAWESIQRDAKANEFTVKAPVDTAIDQFLKTPGFGTGLYDREGGLKVGQKKVYDVVVTRTTGVKYGTRHNLSWRNNDGTFKVIGGYDYVTLPLNKPVTIKVEAKATSAGVHSGILQLDDETTEGIDKQILTTVVAATPLAKPSFTMSDTSSVQRNSHKSYFVTVPQGAKTLEVALGGLKPGSQTRFISIHPYGVGVEDSATTQCYPNYDNPANTCRPDLRSYAEPTPGVWEIEVESRRTSPLLDNPYRLDVSVLGAAFDPAVKVLPEVKQGTAAPVQWTVKNDAAAISGGKLQGGSLGSAKVAKPTIANGETQTSTVTIGEGVSRLDVAIGGVSDTGADLDLTVLKDGVKVGSSADGDSEESVSLVNPAAGTYTIEVAGYAVPAGTTTYNYRDVYFSSALGSVQVDEAAAVNLANGATASVSAKVLATAPAPEGRQFFGEVKLLNGRGTAAGTGSVQIEKVLP; from the coding sequence ATGACCCTCGAATCCCCCAGCTCCATATCCGGGGCCAGACGTGTGGCCCGTGTCGCGGCAGCCGCGGGCCTCGTGGCCGCGCTGTGCACGGCCGGAGCCATGCCGGCCTTCGCCGCCGGCACCACCGACGGCCCGGGGAGCCCCACGCCGGTCAAGTCGGCGGACCAGAAGCTCGGTTCGGCCGACGCCGAGCTCCTGCAGGAGGCCAAGGCCAAGGGCGACAAGACCGTCACCGTGATGGTGGCGACCGCCCCCGGCGAGACCAAGCAGGTCGCCCAGCAGCTCGACGCCGTCCAGGGCGCCTCGGTGGGCCAGACGTACGACAAGCTCGGCTACGTACGCGCCACCCTGCCCACGGACAAGGCCGAGACCGCGCTGAAGGCGGCCGCCAAGCTGTCCTCCGTGCACGGCATCGACCTGCGGCACGAGATCCAGCTGCCGGACCCGCGCCCGTCCTCGGACCGCGAGACCGGCACGGCCAAGAAGACCTCCGAGTCCTACGCGGCCCCGGACAAGAACACCCCGGCGAAGAACCCGTACAACCCGTCCTTCGAGACCGGCGCGGTGGACTTCGTCAAGCAGAACCCGCAGGCCGACGGCCGCGGCGTGACCATCGGCATCCTGGACTCGGGCGTCGACCTCGGCCACCCGGCGCTCCAGAAGACCACCACCGGCGAGCGCAAGATCGTCGACTGGGTCACCGCGACCGACCCGATCGCGGACAACGACGCGACCTGGCGCCCGCAGATCACCCCGGTCACCGCCACCGGCGGTTCCTTCACCGCCGGCGGCCAGAGCTGGAAGGCCCCCGAGGGCAGCTTCCAGTGGAGCCGCTTCAGCGAGTCGATCACCGCCACCGGTGACATGAAGGGCGACGTCAACCGCGACGGGGACACCACCGACCGGTTCGGCATGCTCTACGACGCCGCCGCCGGCACCGTCCGCGTCGACACCGACCAGGACGGCGACTTCACGAACAACGAGCCGATGAAGCCGTACAAGGACGGCTACCAGGTCGGCTACTTCGGCAAGGACAACCCTGCGACCGACGTCGCCGAGCGCATCCCGTTCGTGATCGAGATCCGCAAGGACGTCCCGATGGACCCCTTCGGGGGCGACTGGGTCGGCAAGAAGGCCGACTTCGTCAACATCGGCATCATCGAGTCGGAGCACGGCACGCACGTCGCCGGCATCACCGCCGCCAACAGCCTCTTCGGCGGCAAGATGAACGGCGAGGCGCCCGGCGCGAAGATCGTCTCCTCGCGCGCCTGCACCTGGTCCGGCGGCTGCACCAACATCGCGCTGACCGAGGGCATGATCGACCTCGTCGTCAACCGCGGCGTGGACATCGTCAACATGTCCATCGGTGGCCTGCCGGCGCTGAACGACGGCAACAACGCCCGCTCCGAGCTCTACAAGAACCTCATCGACACCTACGGTGTCCAGCTCGTCATCTCGGCGGGCAACGAGGGCCCGGGCGTGAACACCATCGGTGACCCCGGCCTCGCCGACAAGGTCATCTCGGTGGGCGCCGCGGTCTCCAAGGAGACCTGGGCCGCCAACTACGGCTCCGGCGTGGCCAAGAAGTACAACATGTTCCCCTTCTCCTCGCGCGGTCCGCGTGAGGACGGTGGCTTCACGCCCACCATCACCGCCCCCGGCGCGGCCATCAACACCATCCAGACCTGGCTGCCCGGCGCACCCGTGAAGGAGGCCGGCTACGACCTGCCGGCCGGTTACGGCATGCTCCAGGGCACCTCGATGTCCTCCCCGCAGGCGGCGGGCGCCAGCGCCCTGCTGATCTCGGCCGCGAAGCAGCACAACATCGCGCTCAAGCCGGCCGGCCTGCGCGTGGCGCTGACCAGCACCGCGAAGAAGATCGCCGACGTCCCGGCGCACGCCCAGGGCTCCGGTCTGATCGACATCGTCGAGGCGTGGGAGTCCATCCAGCGCGACGCGAAGGCCAACGAGTTCACCGTCAAGGCCCCGGTCGACACCGCGATCGACCAGTTCCTGAAGACCCCGGGCTTCGGCACCGGCCTCTACGACCGCGAGGGCGGCCTCAAGGTCGGCCAGAAGAAGGTCTACGACGTCGTCGTCACCCGCACCACCGGCGTCAAGTACGGTACCCGGCACAACCTGAGCTGGCGCAACAACGACGGCACGTTCAAGGTCATCGGCGGCTACGACTACGTCACGCTGCCCCTGAACAAGCCCGTCACCATCAAGGTCGAGGCCAAGGCCACGTCGGCCGGCGTCCACAGCGGCATCCTGCAGCTGGACGACGAGACCACCGAGGGCATCGACAAGCAGATCCTGACCACGGTCGTCGCCGCCACCCCGCTGGCGAAGCCGTCGTTCACGATGTCGGACACCTCCTCGGTGCAGCGCAACAGCCACAAGTCCTACTTCGTGACCGTCCCGCAGGGCGCCAAGACCCTTGAGGTCGCCCTCGGCGGTCTGAAGCCGGGCAGCCAGACGCGCTTCATCTCGATCCACCCGTACGGCGTGGGCGTCGAGGACAGCGCGACGACCCAGTGCTACCCGAACTACGACAACCCGGCCAACACCTGCCGCCCCGACCTGCGCTCGTACGCCGAGCCGACGCCGGGCGTCTGGGAGATCGAGGTCGAGTCGCGCCGTACGTCGCCGCTGCTCGACAACCCGTACCGGCTGGACGTCAGCGTCCTCGGTGCGGCCTTCGACCCGGCGGTCAAGGTGCTGCCCGAGGTCAAGCAGGGCACCGCGGCCCCGGTCCAGTGGACCGTCAAGAACGACGCCGCGGCCATCTCCGGCGGCAAGCTCCAGGGCGGCTCGCTCGGTTCCGCGAAGGTCGCCAAGCCGACCATCGCCAACGGTGAGACCCAGACCAGCACCGTCACCATCGGCGAGGGCGTCTCCCGCCTCGACGTGGCCATCGGTGGCGTCTCCGACACCGGTGCCGACCTCGACCTCACCGTCCTCAAGGACGGCGTGAAGGTCGGCTCGTCCGCCGACGGCGACTCCGAGGAGTCCGTCAGCCTGGTCAACCCGGCCGCAGGCACCTACACCATCGAGGTGGCGGGTTACGCGGTTCCGGCCGGCACCACCACGTACAACTACCGCGACGTGTACTTCTCGTCCGCCCTGGGCTCCGTCCAGGTCGACGAGGCCGCCGCGGTGAACCTCGCCAACGGCGCCACCGCGTCCGTCTCGGCGAAGGTCCTGGCCACTGCCCCGGCCCCCGAGGGCCGTCAGTTCTTCGGCGAGGTCAAGCTGCTCAACGGCCGCGGCACCGCCGCCGGCACCGGCAGCGTCCAGATCGAGAAGGTCCTCCCGTAA
- a CDS encoding M28 family metallopeptidase produces the protein MRAIRHRRRSIPALAALAAAAVAAPVLLTATPAAAHGPDRRPGKLAKELVEEVTARGAYRHLAKFQQIADANGGNRAAGTPGHLASAAYVHDTLKKAGYQVSYQDFDIYEAHTKTEKTTVLGAQPRELATAAFTFTKSTPAAGLTAPLALARVDETPGCTADDYPAGAFTGKIALVKRGTCTFVEKQNAAAAAGAIGVIVYNHSGTTPVRGGFSSPAEGLIPSAGITLADGEALAAAAAQGEVKVRLDLDQEHVKKTTRNVIAETKGGRSDRVVTVGAHLDSVPEGPGINDNGSGSAGLLEVALRLADEGANKKGKGTANKVRFAWWSAEELGLLGSEHYVAQLSEKQKKDIALYLNFDMIASPNPVQFVYDGDDSDKTGSGAGPAGSAQIEALINGFLDRKGKPHEGSDFDGRSDYGPFIANGIPAGGTFTGAEGIKTAEQAKRYGGTAGAAYDPNYHGAGDNLKNLDLKAFDTNLDVIAHAVGTYAQDLRSLGK, from the coding sequence GTGCGCGCCATCCGCCACCGCCGCCGGTCCATACCGGCGCTCGCCGCCCTCGCGGCCGCCGCCGTCGCCGCACCCGTCCTGCTGACCGCCACCCCGGCCGCCGCCCACGGGCCCGACCGGCGCCCGGGCAAGCTGGCCAAGGAGCTGGTGGAGGAGGTCACCGCGCGCGGGGCCTACCGCCACCTGGCGAAGTTCCAGCAGATCGCCGACGCCAACGGCGGCAACCGGGCCGCCGGCACGCCCGGCCACCTGGCCTCCGCCGCGTACGTCCACGACACGCTGAAGAAGGCCGGGTACCAGGTCTCGTACCAGGACTTCGACATCTACGAGGCGCACACGAAGACGGAGAAGACCACCGTCCTCGGCGCGCAGCCGCGCGAGCTGGCCACCGCCGCGTTCACCTTCACCAAGTCCACCCCGGCGGCCGGGCTGACCGCGCCGCTCGCGCTCGCCCGGGTCGACGAGACCCCCGGCTGCACCGCCGACGACTACCCGGCGGGCGCCTTCACCGGCAAGATCGCCCTGGTCAAGCGCGGGACCTGCACCTTCGTGGAGAAGCAGAACGCCGCCGCGGCGGCCGGCGCGATCGGCGTCATCGTCTACAACCACAGCGGCACCACCCCGGTCCGCGGCGGGTTCTCCTCGCCGGCCGAGGGCCTGATCCCCAGCGCCGGGATCACCCTGGCGGACGGCGAGGCGCTGGCCGCGGCCGCCGCCCAGGGCGAGGTGAAGGTACGCCTGGACCTCGACCAGGAGCACGTGAAGAAGACCACCCGCAACGTGATCGCCGAGACGAAGGGCGGCCGCTCCGACCGCGTCGTCACCGTCGGCGCGCACCTGGACTCGGTCCCCGAGGGCCCGGGCATCAACGACAACGGCTCCGGCTCGGCCGGCCTGCTGGAGGTGGCCCTGCGGCTCGCCGACGAGGGCGCCAACAAGAAGGGCAAGGGGACCGCCAACAAGGTGCGGTTCGCCTGGTGGTCGGCGGAGGAGCTGGGCCTGCTGGGCTCCGAGCACTACGTCGCGCAGCTGTCCGAGAAGCAGAAGAAGGACATCGCGCTGTACCTGAACTTCGACATGATCGCCTCGCCGAACCCGGTGCAGTTCGTCTACGACGGCGACGACTCGGACAAGACCGGCTCGGGCGCGGGCCCGGCCGGCTCCGCGCAGATCGAGGCGCTGATCAACGGCTTCCTCGACAGGAAGGGCAAGCCGCACGAGGGCAGCGACTTCGACGGCCGCTCCGACTACGGCCCGTTCATCGCGAACGGCATCCCGGCCGGCGGCACCTTCACCGGCGCCGAGGGCATCAAGACCGCCGAGCAGGCCAAGCGGTACGGGGGCACGGCCGGCGCCGCGTACGACCCGAACTACCACGGGGCGGGCGACAACCTGAAGAACCTCGACCTCAAGGCCTTCGACACCAACCTGGACGTGATCGCCCACGCGGTCGGCACCTACGCCCAGGACCTGCGCTCGCTGGGCAAGTAA